GCTACTTTTAAAGTGTAGCTCCTCGCCAATAATATTCGAGGCGGAGGATACCATGGAACTAACCCACGGGCCCACCCCGCCAAAGATGGCATACAAGGCCAGTACGCGCACCTTGTACCAGTATGACCACGTTCGTGGGTTTTCTTTCTCCGAGTTGGTCGATTCCCAAGTCACAAGGAATGGGTCGCGCTCCGGCCCCTGCCCCCCACGTTTCTTGTCCACGGGCTTGGGCGGCAGCGAGTGGATGGTGCTCGTCTTTTCGAGGTCGTCCTGCTGctcttcctcttcctccttGCCGTCTTCAAACGTCGCCTCGAGACGCGAATCATACAACTTTGCGCGCGCCACATCGCTGTTTTCCcactgctcgagcgcctcggagAGCATTGTTGGGGCACGCAATAAGCTATTCACCGACGTACGGCGGCCCTTGACGTTGGGAGGGGGAAAGTCGTGCGGAGTCGCGGGCTCATTCGCTCCTCCAAGCGCATTCTTCAACTGCGGGGCTGCATGCACAGACGACACGGATCCTTGTCGCTTTTCCATCGTCGCACGAAATCGGCCTAGGGCGGATTTCCCTCGGACCCCAAGGCCCTGAGCACGGACCGTCATAGCTTATCTAATCCACTTTCGTCGGTCAATCCCGCTCGTTTCACACCACGTGCAGGAAGCAGCATGATGCCCATGCGTCCGGCCCTCGGAGCGTCGctgtgcggcgtgcgcagtgcggtcgcgcggagcgtgcggccgtATACCGCATCTGCACGCCTGGACTCCAAACATGAAGAGCCAAAAGGCCCGGCAATGCCGGCGCCTCCCCGATTCCCGCCCGGCACCCGTGCGCCGGAGACGACTCTCTTCAGCGAGCCGGCCGTCCCCCACCCCCACCGCACGGCAaatgcgcacgccgccttCCGCCGTGGCTACCGCTATGCATcgatcggcggcggtgtGGTGCTGGTGCTCGGTGGCGCCGTATACCTCTACTACGCGGCCGTGGATGCCGACGCTGGCCCGACGCGCGAGAGCGACAAGAGCATGCTGAGCTGGGCGGGCATGGAATCACTCTACACGGAGCTGAAGCGCGGTGTGAGCGACTCGCATGCCTCGCAGACGGCGCAGTTTATGCTCCTTTCGATGTCGCGCTCGATGGTGATTGTCAAGGCCGTCGGTCTCTGTGTCTGGGACTACCGCCGCATTTTGAACAAGCACCACGCGTCGAaggcggacgaggacgaggcgctgcgccagtgCCACCTCCGCTGCGCGCAGCGTATCCTTGTGGCGCTGCAGACGAACGGCGGCTTGTACATCAAGCTGGGCCAGCACCTCTCGTCGGTGATCCTCCTCCCCCCCGAgtggacgacgacgctgAAGCCGCTGCAGGACCAGAacgagccgacgccgctgcccgagctcgaggagctcttCCGCGAGGAGACCGGCAAGTCCTTTGACGAGGCCTTTTCGTGGATGGACGAGAAGCCGATTGGCGTTGCTTCCCTTGCGCAGGTCCACCGTGCGTGCGACCGTGAGACGGGCCAGATCCTGGCGGTCAAGATGCTGCACCCCAacgtcgagcgcttctCGAACGTGGACATGAAGATGGTCACGATCCTCGTGCACTGGGTGAAGCGTGTCTTCCCCGACTTTTCGTTCGAGtggctcgccgacgagatGAACAAGAATATGCCGCTGGAGCTCGATTTCCGCCACGAGGCGTCCAACTCGCAGCGCTGCAAGAAGGACTTTGACCAGTACAAGAAGACGTGCGTCGCCTTCCCCGACGTCCCGTGGGTCTTCCGCCGTGTGCTCGCGATGGAATTCATCCAGGGCCGCCGTCCGGACGACCTTGCGTTCCTGGCGGACCACAACATTGACCGCAATCGCGTCTCGCAGGAGCTGTCCAAGATCTTTTCGCAGATGCTCTACATGCACGGCTTTTTCCACGCGGACCCGCACGGTGGCAACGTGCTGATTCGCCCTCGCCAAAAGAACTCGCGGTCCGCCGAAAACTTTGAGATTGTCCTCCTCGACCACGGCCTGTACTTTgagatcgacgaggagctgcgtgcgaacTATGCGCGTTTCTGGCTCTCGCTCCTGTCGCATGCCACGCCGCAggtccagcgcgagcgccgcaagtACGCTAAGCTTGTCGGCAACATTGACGACGACCTGTACCCCGTGCTGGAGAGCGCAATCACCGGGCGCTCTGGCCTGGAAGGCAGTGACTCGCACAACCCCAAGGGCGTCAagggccgcgagcgcatgtcgtcgctcctcgacctcgacggcggTTCCAAAATGATGAAGGACGAGCAGGAGCACATCCGCAAGACGGTCATGGAGAAAGAGGGTATGCTGCTCAATGTAATGGAGCTCCTCCGTCGCGTGCCCCGCGCGATGCTCATGGTGCTCAAGATCAACGacctgctgcgctcgctcgacgcgaaCCTACACACGACCCACGGTCCTACCCGCCCCTTTATCATCACCGCTCGTTACTGCGCTCTTGCGGTGCACCAGAACGACGAGAAgaagcttgccgagcgctggCGTAACGATGGCTTCTCGTTCGGCCTCATCAAGGcgtacgcctcgtcgtggaGCAACTACATCTACTTTTACGacggcctgctgctgcttgAGCGCGTGTCAGACatctcggcgcgcatccgcaAGTGCTTTGCGTACTTCCGCGCGCTCTGCAGCGTCGGCTTCGAtacacgcgccgcacaccgcgccgccgccggcctgGATGAGCAGGCAAAGAGCAACGAGAAGCAGGAAGCCGAccgcacctcggcgatgcTCGCACTCGAGTcggacggcgccgaggtcgtcgcAGAAGACTCATAGTAATTTACACTATTGGCACACGGCTTGCATTgcccgccgcagcgcacaCAAAAAGGCGGGCAGATCGCCCTGGTCGTTGAGAGATTGGAGCAGTCGCTGGACGGTTTCCTTGCTCAGCCGCGCGTCGTactgcggcgcggtgtACTGCGACTGCGACACGTCCAAATCCAGCGAGCACGCATCGTtcggcgtcgtggccgAGAGGAGGCGAAACGCAAAGCGGAGCGTCccccgccgctcggcgggcgtgATCGAGAGGCCCGTGTACTTttcgagcaccgcgagctCCGGACGGTTGAGCTGcacctggcgctcgagcagggcgAGTTTCTCTGCCCgccgcgtctcgagcgcctcgaattcgcgccgcgcatccgcgACGTCCCCGGCCAACTCCCcagtgcgctgctcgagcgatTTCTGCTGCGTGTAGAACGCCTGCAGGCTGCTGCGCAGATGCGTGTCTTCCCTGCGTTCCGCGGCCACGGCTGCGTTAGCTCAGCGACGTACTCTCCCACAGCTGCTTCTGGTCCTGCTTGATCGCGTCGCACTCGCGCGTAAGATCCGACGACTCTGCCTCGGCCGTTTTCCGGTCGTGCTTTTTAGTATCGGCGTCGCTCTTGATCTGATCCACGGTGCTGTGTACATATTCGTCAAAGCGCTCTTGAAACCTGCCCACAGACTCGTTCAGCGCGGAAAAGTCCAGGCCCGCCCGCCGCGGTGCCCCGCCCGCCGACTCGTCCATGCGGAGGAGCGCGCTCGTGTTGCTCCACGTGATGGACGCGTGTCACGTGCGTAGAACGAGACAAACACGTTGGGTTCGTGTTGCTCACCATGCTGCCTGGTATGCGGGACGGGACGAAGGAGAACGCtccgcgcgacggcgtctCGCCGGTCAAGTCGGCGGTGACTAGCGCAgcgtcctcgccgacgccgcttTCGCGCCGTCTGCAGGCCAACACGAgctccacgccgagcgcgagccccaagggccgccgcgaggcgcgcgccgatccGGCGGACacgagcgctgcggcgctctcgcgcacgagctggcgctcgcAGAACGTTtccgatgcgctgcagcccTGGGAGAAGGAGGTTGTGCAGCTGCCCGAGGTCCAGCGCAAAGCGACGCTCGCCCAGATCTACTTTTTGAACCACTACTTTGACTCGCTGCGCTacctcgccgaccgccgcgagcgcctgaaCCAATTCGAGCGCGGAATGCAAGAGAAGGGGTACGTGTCGCCCGAGCAGCAGATGGAGCAGGCGATCGCCTCGATGAGCCTCGCCAACGGCCGCCAGACGCGCtcccgcgccgccgcctcgcgcgtgaGCGAGGAGGAGTACAAGGCCGCGAAGCAGGAGCActttgccgaggagcgctcgctcctgctgcaccgccgcaccaagctgcgcctcgcgcagttCCACATCGTCACGCAGGTCGGCCAGGGCGGCTACGGCGAGGTGTTTTTGGCCCGCAAGCGCGATACCGGCCAGCTGTGTGCGCTgaagcgcctgcgcaagcgcgtgcTCATCAAGATGGATGAAGTGCGCCATGTGCTCACCGAGCGCGATATCCTTactgcgacgcgcacgccgtggcTCGTGCGTCTGCTCTATGCCTTCCAGGACGAATCGCACGTCTTCCTCGCGATGGAGTACGTGCCGGGTGGCGACTTCCGTACGCTGCTGAACAACAGTGGTGTGCTGCGCGAAGAGCACGCGCGCTTCTACATTGCCGAGATGTTTGTGGCGGTCAATGAGCTGCACAAGCTCGGCTACATCCACCGCGACCTGAAGCCAGAGAACTTCTTGATCGACGCCCAAGGACATATCAAGCTGACCGACTTTGGtctcgcggccggcgcgctgaaCCCCGGCCGGATCGACTCGCTGAAGCGGCGACTCGACCAGGTGAAGGATACCGACATGGTCTACcgcacgcccgccgagcgcggctcGCTCTACCAGGCGATGCGTGCGCACAACGTGCAGTACGCCGACTCGGTCGTCGGCTCGCCCGACTATATGGCGCCCGAGGtcctgcgcggccgcgagtACGGGACGAGCGTCGACTACTGGTCGCTCGGCTGCATTCTCTACGAGTTCCTCTGTGGCTTCCCGCCGTTTAGCGGCGCGCACCCCGACGAGACGTGGGCGAACCTGAAGAACTGGTCCaaggcgctccagcgcccAGTCTACGACAAGCCCGAGGACCTGCAATTCAACCTGACAGACACCGCGTGGGACATGATCATCCGCCTGATCAacacgcccgagcgccgctACCAGGCGCTGATCGATGTGCAGGCGCACCCCTTCTTCCGCGG
This is a stretch of genomic DNA from Malassezia japonica chromosome 3, complete sequence. It encodes these proteins:
- the SPC25 gene encoding kinetochore-associated Ndc80 complex subunit spc25 (EggNog:ENOG503NX18; COG:S) encodes the protein MDESAGGAPRRAGLDFSALNESVGRFQERFDEYVHSTVDQIKSDADTKKHDRKTAEAESSDLTRECDAIKQDQKQLWETVAAERREDTHLRSSLQAFYTQQKSLEQRTGELAGDVADARREFEALETRRAEKLALLERQVQLNRPELAVLEKYTGLSITPAERRGTLRFAFRLLSATTPNDACSLDLDVSQSQYTAPQYDARLSKETVQRLLQSLNDQGDLPAFLCALRRAMQAVCQ
- the DBF2 gene encoding serine/threonine-protein kinase dbf2 (EggNog:ENOG503NVV5; BUSCO:EOG09261AMX; COG:T) codes for the protein MLPGMRDGTKENAPRDGVSPVKSAVTSAASSPTPLSRRLQANTSSTPSASPKGRREARADPADTSAAALSRTSWRSQNVSDALQPWEKEVVQLPEVQRKATLAQIYFLNHYFDSLRYLADRRERLNQFERGMQEKGYVSPEQQMEQAIASMSLANGRQTRSRAAASRVSEEEYKAAKQEHFAEERSLLLHRRTKLRLAQFHIVTQVGQGGYGEVFLARKRDTGQLCALKRLRKRVLIKMDEVRHVLTERDILTATRTPWLVRLLYAFQDESHVFLAMEYVPGGDFRTLLNNSGVLREEHARFYIAEMFVAVNELHKLGYIHRDLKPENFLIDAQGHIKLTDFGLAAGALNPGRIDSLKRRLDQVKDTDMVYRTPAERGSLYQAMRAHNVQYADSVVGSPDYMAPEVLRGREYGTSVDYWSLGCILYEFLCGFPPFSGAHPDETWANLKNWSKALQRPVYDKPEDLQFNLTDTAWDMIIRLINTPERRYQALIDVQAHPFFRGMDLSRMREIAAPFIPQLESEHDTGYFDNFDDPADMAKYKEVQEKQRHVEAMEAKNGQTDGGRGMWVGFTFGKNWAKSGQQPPVPQRSASTKLSTMF
- a CDS encoding uncharacterized protein (TransMembrane:1 (i43-62o); COG:S; EggNog:ENOG503NVI9; BUSCO:EOG09261JCQ), giving the protein MPAPPRFPPGTRAPETTLFSEPAVPHPHRTANAHAAFRRGYRYASIGGGVVLVLGGAVYLYYAAVDADAGPTRESDKSMLSWAGMESLYTELKRGVSDSHASQTAQFMLLSMSRSMVIVKAVGLCVWDYRRILNKHHASKADEDEALRQCHLRCAQRILVALQTNGGLYIKLGQHLSSVILLPPEWTTTLKPLQDQNEPTPLPELEELFREETGKSFDEAFSWMDEKPIGVASLAQVHRACDRETGQILAVKMLHPNVERFSNVDMKMVTILVHWVKRVFPDFSFEWLADEMNKNMPLELDFRHEASNSQRCKKDFDQYKKTCVAFPDVPWVFRRVLAMEFIQGRRPDDLAFLADHNIDRNRVSQELSKIFSQMLYMHGFFHADPHGGNVLIRPRQKNSRSAENFEIVLLDHGLYFEIDEELRANYARFWLSLLSHATPQVQRERRKYAKLVGNIDDDLYPVLESAITGRSGLEGSDSHNPKGVKGRERMSSLLDLDGGSKMMKDEQEHIRKTVMEKEGMLLNVMELLRRVPRAMLMVLKINDLLRSLDANLHTTHGPTRPFIITARYCALAVHQNDEKKLAERWRNDGFSFGLIKAYASSWSNYIYFYDGLLLLERVSDISARIRKCFAYFRALCSVGFDTRAAHRAAAGLDEQAKSNEKQEADRTSAMLALESDGAEVVAEDS